In Miscanthus floridulus cultivar M001 chromosome 5, ASM1932011v1, whole genome shotgun sequence, one genomic interval encodes:
- the LOC136455187 gene encoding receptor-like protein 52 — MEAPRPCLPDLLLALLPCCCLLPRAAPQSSQPAADEAQLLLQIKRAWGDPPVLAGWNASSAGARCAWPYVGCNTAGSVTKLTLADANVSGPFPDAVGGLAGLTHLDVSNNSITGVFPTTLYRCASLRYIDLSENYFGGELPANIGNRLAATLTTLVLSGNEFNGTIPRSLSSLLNLRHLELDNNRLVGTVPAGLGELTRLQTLWLAFNPFAPGELPASFKNLTNLVSLWAAHCNLVGDLPSYLADMQELEVLDLSNNSLTGSIPPGVWSLKKLQKMTVWQNKLTGDMVVDDGFAAKRLTIIDVSGNNLSGVIPEVFGHLQNLRKLHLFSNNFSGEIPASIGRLPSLWTLRLYSNRFTGTLPLELGKHSGLGYVEVDDNELTGAIPEGLCAGGQFHYLTAEHNHLNGSIPAGLANCATLVTLDLDNNQLTGEVPEALWTATQLEFLSLQSNHLTGSLPASMSAVLTTLRIGNNQFGGNIPASAVMLQVFTAENNQFSGAIPASLCDGMPLLHILNLSGNQLSGAIPASLGDGMPLLRRLFLSGNQLSGAIP, encoded by the coding sequence ATGGAGGCACCACGCCCGTGCCTCCCTGACCTGCTGCTCGCGCTGCTTccctgctgctgcctgctgccccGCGCGGCCCCGCAGTCCTCCCAGCCGGCGGCGGACGAGGCGCAGCTGCTGCTCCAGATCAAGCGCGCGTGGGGCGACCCGCCCGTGCTCGCCGGATGGAACGCCTCGTCCGCTGGCGCACGCTGCGCGTGGCCATACGTGGGCTGCAACACGGCAGGCAGCGTCACCAAACTCACCCTCGCAGACGCCAACGTCTCAGGCCCGTTCCCAGACGCCGTCGGCGGCCTCGCAGGCCTCACGCACCTCGACGTCTCCAACAACAGCATCACCGGCGTGTTCCCGACCACGCTGTACCGCTGCGCTTCGCTGCGGTACATCGACCTATCCGAGAACTACTTCGGCGGCGAGCTCCCCGCGAACATCGGCAACCGCCTGGCGGCGACCCTGACCACGCTGGTCCTCAGCGGCAACGAGTTCAACGGCACCATCCCGAGGTCGCTCTCCAGCCTCCTCAACCTCCGGCATCTCGAGCTCGACAACAATCGACTCGTTGGCACCGTCCCGGCTGGGCTCGGTGAGCTGACGAGGCTTCAGACGTTGTGGCTGGCGTTCAACCCGTTCGCCCCTGGCGAGCTGCCGGCATCATTCAAGAACTTGACCAATCTAGTCAGCCTCTGGGCGGCGCACTGCAACCTCGTCGGCGACCTCCCGAGCTATTTAGCGGATATGCAGGAGTTGGAGGTGCTGGACCTCTCGAACAACTCGTTAACAGGAAGCATACCTCCGGGGGTTTGGAGCCTGAAGAAATTGCAAAAGATGACAGTGTGGCAGAACAAGCTCACCGGCGACATGGTCGTCGACGATGGCTTTGCTGCAAAGAGGTTGACCATAATTGACGTCTCCGGGAACAACCTTAGTGGAGTCATTCCGGAAGTCTTCGGGCATTTACAAAACCTCAGAAAATTACACCTCTTCAGCAATAACTTTTCAGGCGAGATACCAGCGAGCATTGGCCGGTTGCCGTCTCTATGGACATTGAGATTGTACAGTAACAGGTTTACCGGCACGCTTCCGCTGGAACTCGGGAAGCACTCGGGCTTGGGTTATGTAGAGGTTGATGACAATGAGCTCACCGGCGCCATTCCAGAAGGGTTATGCGCCGGAGGCCAGTTCCATTACCTCACCGCTGAGCACAACCACCTGAACGGCTCCATCCCAGCGGGCCTTGCCAACTGCGCAACTCTGGTAACCCTGGATCTAGACAATAACCAGCTCACCGGCGAAGTGCCAGAGGCTCTATGGACAGCCACGCAGCTTGAGTTCCTATCACTACAGAGTAACCATCTCACCGGGAGTCTTCCGGCCTCGATGTCTGCCGTCCTTACGACGCTACGCATAGGGAACAACCAATTCGGTGGCAACATTCCGGCTTCAGCAGTTATGCTCCAGGTGTTCACCGCCGAGAACAACCAGTTTTCTGGCGCGATACCGGCGAGTCTTTGCGACGGCATGCCGCTGCTGCACATACTGAACCTGTCGGGCAACCAACTCTCTGGCGCGATACCGGCGAGTCTTGGCGACGGCATGCCGCTGCTGCGGAGACTGTTCCTGTCGGGCAACCAACTCTCTGGCGCGATCCCATAG
- the LOC136455188 gene encoding uncharacterized protein, producing MAELAPRAAHRSLGGARPSTSRASLAQLAVAGAELAQQRAASSSTSSGGRPHPHQASASASAPDLERHLEELRGRAARLHAGNRDLAARLHGVQARAALVRLTNARLRAEAEASALARRLAAASRALALRQMYAASVSASGDWSCGAGGFFELQALASLIA from the exons ATGGCGGAGCTCGCCCCGCGTGCAGCTCACCGCAGCCTAGGCGGAGCCCGCCCGTCCACGTCTCGCGCTTCACTTGCCCAGCTCGCCGTGGCTGGAGCGGAACTC GCCCAGCAGCGAGCAGCGAGCAGCAGCACATCGTCTGGCGGCCGTCCGCATCCGCATCAGGCATCAGCGTCGGCTTCGGCGCCGGATCTCGAGCGGCACCTGGAGGAGCTTCGGGGCCGCGCCGCCCGCCTCCACGCCGGCAACCGCGACCTCGCCGCGCGGCTCCACGGCGTGCAGGCCCGCGCCGCGCTGGTCCGCCTCACCAACGCCCGCCTGCGCGCCGAAGCCGAGGCCAGCGCCCtcgcccgccgcctcgccgcCGCTAGCCGCGCCCTCGCGCTGCGCCAGATGTATGCCGCATCCGTGTCCGCGTCTGGAGACTGGAGCTGCGGTGCCGGCGGCTTCTTCGAGCTGCAGGCGCTCGCCTCGCTGATCGCgtag
- the LOC136455190 gene encoding uncharacterized protein, with translation MERFLGLQHVQSCTAIALKEALVSMLSSHNLSISMLRGQGYDGASNMRGEFNGVQKLIRDENPYAFYVHCFAHQLQLVVVTVSTSSADIADFFNYIPLIINNVGASCMRKDALLAKHHDVLLEKIENGEIMTGRGLNQESSLARPGDTRWGSHLKTLLRILVMWEAIIDVLEIVKKDSIKPTCNGGALGLIGKMESFDFVFILHLMIELLSMTDILSHALQRKDQDIVEAMHLITDVKDSLQDMRENGWEPLLKKVKTFCEKNEIEVPDMGKEINVRGTSRRRKQKVTNMHYYHVEIFLVAIDAILTELNHRFSEISSELLVCMAAFNPRNSFSNFDMDKLVRLAEIYAEDFDIGELVVLPNQLRQFVNRARRTPEFLGCTELGKVAEIMVKTKMHESYKLVYRLIELTLILPVATASVERIFSAMSIIKTDLRSKMGDDWLNDLMICYNEKEKFRKIDNEKIKKRFQDMKKRRMLLPKKLVIATSDE, from the exons aTGGAGAGATTTCTTGGACTTCAGCATGTTCAGAGTTGTACAGCTATTGCATTGAAAGAAGCTTTGGTTAGTATGCTTTCAAGTCACAATTTGTCTATCTCTATGCTCCGTGGGCAAGGGTATGATGGAGCTTCTAATATGAGAGGTGAATTTAATGGGGTGCAAAAATTGATTCGTGATGAAAATCCTTATGCTTTCTATGTGCATTGTTTTGCCCATCAATTGCAACTAGTGGTTGTTACCGTTTCGACTTCTAGTGCAGACATTGCAGATTTCTTTAACTATATTCCTTTAATAATCAACAATGTGGGTGCAAGTTGCATGAGAAAAGATGCCTTGCTTGCAAAGCATCATGATGTGTTGCTAGAAAAGATTGAGAATGGTGAGATTATGACTGGAAGAGGTTTAAATCAAGAAAGCAGCCTAGCTAGGCCTGGAGATACTAGATGGGGTTCACATCTTAAAACTTTGCTTCGCATTTTGGTCATGTGggaggctatcatagatgtccttgAGATAGTGAAGAAAGATTCTATTAAACCAACATGTAATGGTGGAGCTTTAGGTTTAATTGGAAAAATGGAGAGCTTTGATTTTGTGTTCATCCTGCATTTGATGATAGAATTGTTGAGCATGACAGATATTTTGTCACATGCTTTGCAAAGGAAGGATCAAGACATAGTTGAAGCAATGCATTTGATCACGGATGTGAAAGATAGCTTGCAGGATATGAGGGAAAATGGATGGGAGCCATTACTCAAAAAAGTGAAAACATTCTGTGAGAAGAATGAGATTGAAGTGCCAGATATGGGTAAGGAAATAAATGTTAGAGGGACATCTAGACGAAGAAAGCAAAAGGTAACAAACATGcattactatcatgttgagatttTTCTTGTCGCCATTGATGCCATCTTGACGGAGTTGAATCATCGGTTTAGTGAAATTAGTTCAGAGTTATTAGTATGTATGGCTGCTTTTAATCCAAGGAACTCCTTCTCTAATTTTGATATGGACAAACTTGTGAGGCTTGCTGAAATTTATGCTGAGGATTTTGACATTGGTGAACTTGTTGTTTTGCCAAATCAACTTAGACAGTTTGTGAACCGTGCTAGAAGAACTCCAGAATTTCTTGGATGCACTGAACTTGGAAAAGTTGCTGAAATTATGGTGAAGACTAAAATGCACGAATCATATAAATTGGTTTATCGTCTCATTGAGCTAACCTTGATACTACCGGTGGCAACGGCTTCAGTTGAAAGGATATTTTCAGCCATGTCTATTATAAAGACAGATTTGCGTAGTAAAATGGGTGATGACTGGCTCAATGACTTGATGATATGCTATAATGAGAAGGAGAAATTTAGAAAGATTGATAATGAAAAGATCAAAAAGCGGTTTCAAGATATGAAAAAGCGTCGTATGTTATTGCCTAAAAAATTAGTG ATTGCTACTTCGGATGAATAA
- the LOC136455191 gene encoding uncharacterized protein, whose protein sequence is MLDLSALTIEDVTDRLWVVDERLKQATATKDSGRLLLIEEWAARRNSGVASSSRGGDGKRHGKASFERKKQVDPNACRRCRKMGHWVRECPNRKQEKAKAHLAQADDEDEVTILMATFCALHDVEAEEKVEVTAVEGPGMVLKAINLDEPRAQVHLGRVGADQEQRWYLDSGASNHMTGSKAAFSELDDDVTGTRRLPFLKATKYRATDALELVRGDLCGLITPGTNGGRWYFLLLVDDYSRYMWLQLLMSKDEAVATIKKFKMRAEAESDKKLRVLRADRGGEFASVEFVAYCADQDMVRHHTAPYSPQQNDVVERRNQTVVGMA, encoded by the exons atgctggacttgtccgccctcaccattgaggatgtgacagaccGTCTATGGGTGGTGGATGAGCGCTTAAAGCAGGCGACAGCAACAAAGGACAGCGGTAGGCTACTGCTgatagaggagtgggctgctcggaggaactctggggtagcctcctccagccgtggtGGCGACGGCAAGCGCCACGGTAAGGCTTCTTTCGAGaggaagaagcaggtcgaccctaACGCCTGCCGACGCTgtaggaagatgggccattgggtacgagagtgcccaaatcgtaagcaagagaaggctaaggctcatctggcgcaagctgatgatgaggatgaggttactatcctgatggcgacgttctgtgcactgcacgacgtcgaggctgAGGAGAAGGTAGAGGTGACGGCGGTGGAAGGGCCTGGGATGGTCCTAAAGGCTATTAACCTCGATgaaccgcgcgcccaagtccacctcggacgtgtgggcgccgaccaggagcagcggtggtatctggactctggtgctagcaaccacatgacgggctccaaggcagccttctctgagctcgacgacgatgttaccggtacg aggaggctaccgttCCTAAAGGCGACCAAGTATCGTGCGACGGACGCTCTTGAGCTCGTCCGCGGCGATCTCTGCGGGCTGATCACGCCAGGCACAAATGGTGGACGGTGGTACTTCCTCTTGCTCGTGGATGATtatagtcgctacatgtggctgcaactcctgatgagcaaggacgaagcTGTGGcgacgatcaagaagttcaagatgcgcgcagAGGCCGAGAGCGacaagaagctccgcgtgctaAGGGCTGATCGGGGCGGTGAATTCGCTTCGGTGGAGTTCGTTGCGTATTGCGCGGATCAGGatatggtgcgacaccacaccgcgccgtactcgccacaacagaatgacgtagtggagcggcggaaccagacggtggtcggtatggcttga